In Danio rerio strain Tuebingen ecotype United States chromosome 9, GRCz12tu, whole genome shotgun sequence, the genomic window tctatctatctatctatctatctatctgtgtctgtctgtctgtctgtctgtctgtctatctatctacagtatctatttttctgttttagagtgaagatacaagatgtgcagcacctaaaactacggatactgggagcctgtgctggcatttctcctgcagtgttgctatcagtgtgtgaagagtgggagaagagggttgcattgacaatccaacacaatgggcagcacattaaacacattttaaaagtggtcagaaacttgtaaataactcataaaaggataaagttacgttaaaaccaagcacaccattgtttttttttttttttaaattcccaataagtttgatgtgtcaaatgaccctcttcctatataaaaaaaactaaagttggatTCAACATGTCGTACTACAAAATGGCAACCCCGGTCACCACCCATCGTGAAAAGTTTGCCCTCTTCTATAcaaatgtgccacaaacaggaccctaatatcaccaaccattcgcattttattaaggtgtgtcCACATAAATGGCCCACTCTGTGGTATATGAGCTGTTTTAATCAATCACTACACAATGaacaacaaaatacagaactcggTGTGATTTAGAGCACCATTGCTTGTCATAGTAGCCTGCATGACAATTATTCTCTTCCTATTTGGGTTGTCAAATTTGCATGTTTGCAAAGAATTgcatccagaataagaaatgcttttattaaatgtatgtaagactgtactgtcctaattaaataattaaaaatcaaggcatgatcatatatttttttggtaaaatatcctaatctagaggcctttgcctttcatataagccacttgtaGAAATCAagttgttgtttctaaaacttggataggcgacaagacttttgtctcgcAGTGTAGTGTGATTAAAATGACTAATATCAATTGTAGTATGTATTACAGGCCTATTTTTTAATTCCTGGTATTTGTCTCGCATCTTGAGGGTTAATGTCCTGTTCGTAAATTCAGCAAAAACTAAAGTCCTATTCGTAGACTAAGCTCTTTGTCGCAGTCTGCTTTCATTCATATGCTCATCTCTTCCATATCAACTCTACAGCCAGCAGTTTACTCCTATATCCATCCATTTGTGGCTGGTTGTGTAACTAAAAGCAGTGCTATCTTAGACATGTGCCTGCGTGATAACTTTTATTCTCTGTTGATTTGCAACAAACTCTTTCATTTCGGTTTCTCTGTTTCACAGAAAAGTTTGCTTCACAAGAACTCGTGGGCTGAAGATAAAgctgaaatcatttaaaatagAGATGGTTAATCACAACCCACACAGACCACTTTTTTAATTCAGCTTAAGCCAGATACAGTGTTACATAAGACAATTTTTCTGAAGTCTCCTGTCAATATTATTTTAGGCTTAATTATGCGTTATGTAATCAAATTACTCTAATCAATCCTTTTTGTAATCTACGTCATTTGCGCTTCATTTCACATTAAGAACAAGGCTAAAAAACAAACCACAGATTAACATTGACTACCACACAATGTAACATTtcctattatttatttagaattttatttgAGCAGCTCATGTGGGGAGGGAATGCAAGGCACAAACAGCTATTTGAGATATTTCATTAAGCTGACGATTACATTGTAGTTGTATTAAGTAGTTTGACATACTGTATAAACACACCGTCCTTGAGAAGTCAATTCTGACCATAAACTGAACACAACAGACGCAATGAATAtcaaatttgcacacacacatgaCTTGTATTTCACACTTCTGCCATTAATGAAATATCAGACCTTCAATGATATATACTGTAAAGTAAGCTTCAGAGAAATCAGGCTAAAATCTCTACTTCTATTTGGTATATAGTTTTGTGTGTGTAGTAAAGCATTCAGTACATAAAGTACACACTTTTGTGAAGGCATAAATGGTGGACATATTTAATATGAGTGGTTTGAATGTTTATGTATAACAAATTAATAACTTTTCTTTCAATGTAACCTTAAGTATGTGAGggattatttaattaatcaataattcTAGACTTTCTTCATGAATGAACAATTCATACATTCAACAAATATTGGAAATTTGTTAAAAACACCCAAAAGCAGTGAACTGGCTTTACTGCAAAACAACAACACCACCAACAAAAAACAGTTTGGAACAACCCAGGCTTTTTCTGAAAACGTACggctatataaatttctggagatcgtgaaataCGTCCCAAGAGCTACGTTTATTAGCagttttttgtgaatccaccagagggcgctgtgtacttTTTGAGATCCCAAATTTCTTTTGGtaatgccattcgcacctgctgatctcacgtaaacccaccagaggccgatgtcgactgactgaacaatcgactgacccacccttatCCAtgtctaaacccaaccaatagtgttttcaaaagcaccaattgaccggCGTACACCCagtttcctaaacccaaccgatatcaaaagcaatcaaaaaaaaaaaaagaaaagaaaagccctcgtctgatttttaccatgttttcaggttttaccacattctcacccagttatttacttgtttatttcatttttttggcttctgtttttgtcttatcaaCTTTCTAGAAACCATACACGCATCGTGattaactcctctctgcatctcaagtcggCCAACGTACACAGCGAGCTAATGGACAAGTTGGTAACAGTGACAAAGTCGTCCATACAagggtaagcagtcagctggtaagcgagaaaaggaacgatGTCATAACGCCCCGTAGCGTTCTTTTTACAGTAAAGACGAAATGTAGCcaaacgtacttctggctacataatttgcaagctccAGAAACAGATATAGggcaacgttttcagaatgagctggtTTGGAAGTAGCATGAAGAGCGTAACCACCTTCTGTCAATAATCAGTTCAGCTCTGCTTTTTGGTGATAGGATGCTGCCGTTTTGGCCTCAGAAAGGTGTTGCTTTGAAATACTCTTCAAGTGGAACGACAGACACACCACCGAACCAGTCCTGAAGCCAAACTTGCTGCAAAACCATCTTCATGAAGAACCACTGATGTCCAGGAGGCCACTTCTTCATGACCGGATGCCTAAACACAGCAAAAACACTCAAATGAATTCAAACAAAACTTTGCAAACACACTGCTCAccctaataaaaaaagattttgataTGCTTAATACCAATGGCATCAGCAGTACctatagaccagtggttctcaaactgtggtacgtgtaccactactggtacgcaggcttccttctagtggtacgcggaggagtgaaatatgtcatgtacatgttacacacatgtaaaaatgtatcaaaaatgatgtatataatatgtcatatatgacatatagcctatatttctgaggtaatcagccacgttttttttttaaatgtgcagagGTGTAGCTgttttactgggcctactacgctattgtatttcaatactgcttatgttggtggtacttggagagacaattttttcctgaggtggtacttgatgaaaaaggtttgagaaccactgctatagaccatttcaatgcaCTCATGTCtttggcccataaacatttcctgcttgttataaaacaatatttcaaaCACTGTAAGAAGAGGCAATCAACCCTAAgtcaatgttaaaacagctaacataacattatttatcagtatgtggctctttttggattctcagaagctatagaaattaataataatgtaaaacaggaaatacgttgggaccactggatttgtttacatccctcaaaatggtaaCTTGGGTAAAAAATAAGTGTGCAATTGCAGGTAAAAAAACTTAAGAGTGACAACTTATTAGCTtataaaatatttgataaatatatttatagttatGTTGACTAGAGCAAGCCTTCCTGAAATATTTCAAGAAAGTTTTAGCACTTTTTAGTTGCAATTACTATTTTACTAGCTTGTTATTAACACATAACATGTCtagtatgttgctagcatgttttaacatctTGTTAGTGTTGGGGAATTCATTGTGTCTTGATGAATTTCTGATAAATGTATTATGAATGTATTCGAACTCAGGTCGGCGGCGTCGTAgcacaacgtgctgaccactggaccacaatggcactattttgtccatttttataaccatttttgTTATCTGCAGTATTACTTTACTTACAATTGATGACTTAATCTTTTTCtaccctttttagatttctgatcaagttatgtcagatttattaatgtagtgaatcatctgattttcattgagcagttATAATATTCGTTAAAATTAATAAGTCGAtctcttatattcactaaggtgccgctgtttgcgGTCGAATGATAGCTACattatcattaacctgcaggctgccttttgctcacggggctgcgagaaaacaaataaaaagagcaTGGCTGcggcaaaaaaatgaataaaaagagtgaggctatagtcaaataaataagtaaatgaaaaaaagtgcgactgctgggAGTGCAAGCTGCTAGGGACACCGGCTCTAGCGGccaaaaacggaccggcccactgggaattctcctggtcctcccAATTAACCAGTCTGGGCCTGCTGTACTATACATACACTTGACCAACACAGTCAGACATAGAAGAACACTTCCCAGCTTAGctttaaagggccacgaaacccccctgtttcagcagggtgttttcacacctctagttttgaaaaagtcaggaaagtgggtgtgtccagctctgtttaggggggagtttCGGAGGAGGGAAACAGGGAAGGTACatgaaaatttgaataaaaatgggagtgtcagtttgggcacacgctgatttttacagtcaaaacaaacacaaagacgcagaggagaaagacagtgactgtgtttacatggacatcagtaatcgaattatttgacaaattattaaatggtggactttaactgcagtttggctctttcattcaggaatttcatttatgccccttgtgacaaacgagatatttgattcgaggaactgctgaaagcgtgtatttttaatgcaatgtttgataccgcacggcgaatgagagaaaaaaaatcctctgcatttctctgaaacttagatgcactcggcggGTAGCaccagaaagccgtgtgtgttataccggtcacaaaatgcggcaaaaatcctaAATGACAGTGATAGTTTGATTGCggcgtttacatgtttacacagatttttcagtctataatattgtaatgataatAACGCCctgtaaactttattaacttagaaatcCTTTGACTAAGGTCCGTTTTTAAACAAtgagagtactgctgacgatatgaactaactttgcctctgaacaaacaaagaccactgatcgcttaTTTCTGTAGACTCACttccaaatctgtagagacaggacaatcaacaccaatggagccacgtctttattaaaaagagacgagcagcaaatttagatttcaccattttcagatgagaaaagctctcgggtaaaaaattaTCCTTAGAAACTTTTTTTGTCGCATGCACTGTAATCTACACgcgagtccagctgcgctctcatagcggaaaaattaaaacaaaaccttccttgcagcaaattataaaagcaacactgacgacctgtatctccgaacaattcttcttctaccacttgttttggcaacacaatgcGGCgcctctctgccatctgaacactgtacaggtacaaacagtcttggaagctatcatgcatattaaataAGTtgcaatagagcgcgctgattggtttaaacaaagcctttctcatgaatgaatgcagcacactcagagacgtcacgaAGTACTCCCAGGAATAGACAGCTGGTCTACAAGCTGGAATACACGCAAGTACCTAATCGGCGTGATGAAGCTTTAAAagttagtttcaaaccggaagaacaaatttgctcgaaataacgcaaaaaaaacaaccaattttcacttttcagtgtcctaatagtgtttatagcattCTAGGACACAAGTATGACAgtaaacagctcaaaaaatgtgttttggtgttttgtgaccctttaaaatgttttcattgcATTCACAGCTTTGTGTTTGTATTATATCGTTACCTGGAGAACATGGCTTCTTTAGCAAAATCAAGCTCCTCTGGTTCCACCTCCACCATCTTACCAGTCAAAGTGAGTCTAGCGCACCTGGGGTCTTCAGGGTCATAAACCTGCTTCCTTTTGAGGAAAATGCACAGGAAAACACATTACTGTCCAACACAATTATGTATtcaatgtaataatattaatacaatttatttgagGTGCCTTTTAAACCACTTAAGGACATCGTACATAAAgactcaataaataaaacaatacataacTATAAATGGTCAAAACAAAACTGAAGTTACAAAATAACAGCAATAAAACGACACAAACAGTAATCAAGGTAATCTAAACTAAATGTAACGGATAATCTAAATAAGTTTTCAATTGAGCTTTAACCTGGCATAATGAATCTGATTCACCTAAAATCTTCTCACTCAACCATATGTAAGTAGTAGTGGTGTCacatcgaaatcgatcgaaatttatgctcaatttcgattatcgaattaaaaaatagaatcgtcgatgctgccacgcccccatgtcacgtcagcttggctagccaagcgggaaaaaacaggcttgttgaagtgcttgttaaactgcagacgtaGGAGACCCGTCAacagagcttaaatcctctcctctttcaatgaagtcgccggtgtgtaagcattttggatttccagtgagttatgttgacaacgttcatgttgtcgacaaaaaaaaacacagttttgcaagctctgctatgtacgtattacgtacggttcgtccgatagacaacaccggcatcgcgattctccgcctgcccccgttgcaaatcagctcacgaaaagtacacactcaggccctgtttacactgtctttgtctttaaatggcattttaaaacgacaacgatttgacatccacagcggcgtgtagcatttctaaccagccctccttcctctctacctctgacacacacacacacagacacagacgcgcacacacacagccatgggctcgagacagcgggttcagGTAGTCAGAGGAtcacttagtcattttagcgaacacctcagatactgttggctggttcctgttggttgtgcgtcttttttaccgacgccattataacgacacagatcactgcctattcacgagtcccgcagaaaaagtgattgacaggtggtaattatgtgtgtatcttgcctttattcatttactgtatgatttgtttatgggcaaaacaaagaccatgaaggtcaggtagtttaaacggtaggctacaaataattaattggtcattaattaattaattattcataatcgaaaatcgaatcgaaacgtgcctttagaatcgaaaatgtaatcgaatcgaggatttggaggatcgtgacacccttagtaagTAGGGATGTTCCGATACAGCATTTTAACCTCTGATACAATACCGATATTGCAGCCTCCAGTACGAATCAGTACCGATATAAATCCGATATCAGCACAAATCATGAATACTTTTACCTATTTTGTTGAGTGGAATGTATGAACggctagatcaaactgagaacaaaagtCAGCAACAGTAATTATGGAGAAAAAACAACCAAGTTATTAAatattggttgcataaatgtgaacctaaaagaatatataaaaaagaattaaagaataaatattaagatcctgaaaaatatctaaattgaataaacaaaatgatatattttttaaagtgcaaaatactaattaaaggaactcattaaacattaataataaagaaacgtaagaaaaaaaaattgttaactgAACAACTGCTAAAGATTGAGTGTCCAAAGTTTCAATTTCACACACAGCTTCTTGATGAATGTTTGATCCAGTAGGTGAACACACCTGCAGAAATCTCCCTCTGCTTCAGAGAAGGTTAGGGAAGCAAAAGGGAAGCTGCGGAGGTCAGTTACAGTGTTGTCCATTGGCGTGACATAGAAATAAGGAACACCAGTGCTGTTGTCTGCTGGACCGTCACTGACTGAGAAGATGTTGCCAAATGGAAGTCCTCTAATCTAAAAAGACATAAGGGATAATCAGCATCCTAAAATAAGCACTGTTTTTAAACTTTATCATTAGCCCTAAATAGTGCAAAacgcttaaagggatagttcaccaaaaaaatgaaagttctctgatagtttactcaccctccacttgttccaaaccatttattcattcattttcttttcagcttagtccctttattaatctaagggtcgcccacagcggaatgaactgccaacttatccagcatgtgtttaacaatgcggatgccctgccagctgcaacccatccctggtaaacatccatacacacccattcacactcggacaatttagcctacccaattcacctgtaccgcatctctttggactgtggaggaaaccggagcacccggaggaaacccacgtgaatgcagggagaacatgcaaactccacacagaaatgccaactgacctagccgaggctcaaaccagcgaccttcttgctgtgaggcaacagcactatct contains:
- the creg2 gene encoding protein CREG2 precursor, coding for MLLVTALTALFCVCESYTIRSSVSWAVTGDAADEELDTHSDEAPAVLVDNIGIWKQSYPSSVYRDGAEKKPEQISKGEDVSSASRVFSYRMEEVKVPSSIQTPPHEETARVARYMAHQGDWGFLSTLSTLEQIRGLPFGNIFSVSDGPADNSTGVPYFYVTPMDNTVTDLRSFPFASLTFSEAEGDFCRKQVYDPEDPRCARLTLTGKMVEVEPEELDFAKEAMFSRHPVMKKWPPGHQWFFMKMVLQQVWLQDWFGGVSVVPLEEYFKATPF